ACCGACGCGGCGCTGCTCCGATGAGCCAGCGTGTTGGCGGCGCGAACCGCTGATCCGGTCGCGTCCGTGATAGGAAACCGCGATCGGTCGGTACTTAGAAATCGTGTTCGAGGTCTTCGGGGCTCGAATCCGCTTTTTGAATGATTATCTTCCCGTCTCGGACCCGGACGAACACCTCGTCGCCGATCTCCATTCCGGCGACAGCGAGCTCGTCTTCGTGGAGGTTCACATGGACGTTGTGGTACTTCCCGTCATCGTCCTTCGCGCCACTCGGGCTGAGCTTCTTTTTACGGACCATCGCGGTTGTACTGGTCGCACTTCGCCATAGCAGACACATAAGTGTTGTTTACATACCCCGTCGGACCGCTCGGCGCTCGGCTGGACCTACCTAGAATCGCTAGGCGGAGTGGAGTTAATATATAAATGTTTTGCACATCAGCTTTCATTTCCCCGATATATTTATTATCGACTGTGTGCTGGGTTCCCATGGAGGATAAACCATGGTACGTGAAGACGGTAAGCGAAACTTTGCCCTTCGAGAGGAAGACGGATCGGAAACGAGCGAATTTTCCGGAAACATGCCTCGGCAGGCTGCGCTCAAAGCAGCGCGAACTCTCGATCCTGCTCCGTCAGAAGACGAGGCCGAACGGGTCACGCTCCGCCTTCGAGAGAAGGGGACGAAGAAGGTTCACGAGTACGAGGGGTGGGCGTGGAAGGACAGCGCTCCCGAAGTCGACGATGCAGACGACGACTTCTGGCTCAACGACCTTAACGACATCACCAAAGCCAACGTCTCGAAACAGGGGATCGAGTACATCGACGAAGCGTAG
This Halorubrum sp. BV1 DNA region includes the following protein-coding sequences:
- a CDS encoding non-histone chromosomal MC1 family protein, which codes for MVREDGKRNFALREEDGSETSEFSGNMPRQAALKAARTLDPAPSEDEAERVTLRLREKGTKKVHEYEGWAWKDSAPEVDDADDDFWLNDLNDITKANVSKQGIEYIDEA